One Cryomorphaceae bacterium 1068 DNA window includes the following coding sequences:
- a CDS encoding amidohydrolase family protein — MGILTVLLVQAQEESRSVIFTGGKVFTATGEIFENGAVGVRADTIAFVGKASDATFSDYSRVEKLEGRHVYPGLIATNTTLGLTEVFAVRATRDYREVGDMNPNVRSIIAYNAESDITSTVLENGVLFAQICPRGGTISGTSSVVKLKGWNWEDAVYEMDEGIQMDWPRMFKRKGERDDPREFEPDEEYQARINELKSFFASAKAYAQSNYPLERDLRLEAMKGIFDGSKRLYIEADFIKEIREVVAFKRDLELAKVTIVGGYESNRVADLLAENEISVLVRRVISLPRLSEDHIDAPFRLAAQLTKAGVLFAFQMDGDMEPIQNRNLAFAAGVAIANGLAPEDALKGLTINAAKILGIDNRTGSLEIGKKANFIVTDGDLFDIRTGRVHRIYLDGMLIDPENRQNDLYLKYARKYGLPDVDGKP, encoded by the coding sequence ATGGGAATCCTGACCGTTTTATTGGTTCAGGCCCAAGAGGAAAGCCGAAGTGTCATCTTTACAGGTGGTAAAGTTTTCACTGCAACAGGTGAAATTTTCGAAAATGGCGCCGTCGGGGTAAGAGCCGACACCATCGCCTTCGTTGGAAAGGCATCTGATGCCACCTTTTCCGACTACAGTCGAGTGGAAAAATTGGAAGGACGGCACGTCTATCCGGGACTTATCGCGACGAATACAACGTTGGGTTTAACAGAAGTTTTCGCTGTTCGCGCAACCCGAGATTACCGCGAGGTAGGAGATATGAACCCGAACGTACGGAGTATTATCGCCTATAATGCTGAGAGTGACATCACCTCTACGGTGCTGGAAAACGGTGTTCTCTTCGCCCAAATTTGTCCAAGAGGAGGAACCATTAGCGGCACCTCATCCGTAGTTAAACTCAAAGGGTGGAACTGGGAAGATGCCGTGTACGAAATGGACGAAGGCATCCAGATGGATTGGCCGCGAATGTTTAAGCGTAAAGGTGAGCGCGACGATCCTAGGGAATTCGAACCCGACGAAGAATACCAAGCGAGAATCAATGAGTTGAAAAGTTTTTTCGCCTCAGCAAAGGCATACGCTCAAAGCAATTACCCCTTGGAGCGCGACTTGCGTCTAGAGGCCATGAAAGGAATATTTGATGGAAGCAAACGACTCTACATCGAAGCTGATTTCATCAAGGAGATTCGCGAAGTAGTTGCATTCAAACGGGATTTAGAATTAGCAAAAGTCACTATTGTAGGTGGCTATGAGTCAAACCGCGTAGCGGATCTTTTGGCAGAAAACGAGATTAGTGTTCTGGTACGACGTGTTATCAGCTTGCCGAGACTATCGGAGGATCACATCGACGCTCCGTTTCGTTTAGCCGCTCAATTGACGAAAGCCGGAGTTCTTTTCGCTTTTCAAATGGACGGCGATATGGAGCCCATCCAAAACCGAAATTTGGCATTCGCGGCGGGCGTAGCTATTGCAAACGGATTAGCCCCCGAAGATGCTTTGAAGGGATTGACAATCAACGCAGCAAAGATTTTAGGAATTGACAATCGAACAGGCAGTTTAGAAATCGGCAAAAAAGCGAACTTCATCGTGACTGATGGAGACCTATTTGATATTCGCACGGGACGTGTGCACCGTATCTACTTAGACGGTATGCTGATCGATCCCGAAAACCGTCAGAACGACCTCTACCTGAAGTACGCAAGAAAGTATGGTTTGCCAGATGTGGATGGAAAACCTTAA
- the gatC gene encoding Asp-tRNA(Asn)/Glu-tRNA(Gln) amidotransferase subunit GatC codes for MNVDNALIDKLANLSKLEFDDASKEGIKKDLTRMLAFVEQLNELNTDGVEPLIHVNEETNKFREDAVTEELSQKEALKNAPEHDGFYFKVPKVVENPDEK; via the coding sequence ATGAATGTGGACAATGCACTGATCGATAAACTCGCCAATCTTTCTAAACTGGAATTTGACGATGCGTCCAAGGAAGGAATCAAGAAAGACCTTACACGGATGCTTGCTTTTGTAGAGCAACTCAACGAATTGAACACGGATGGTGTGGAACCATTAATACATGTAAATGAGGAGACGAATAAGTTTCGTGAAGATGCGGTGACCGAAGAGCTTTCGCAAAAGGAAGCGCTAAAAAATGCACCCGAACATGATGGGTTCTACTTCAAAGTTCCCAAGGTGGTAGAAAATCCAGATGAGAAATAA
- the trpS gene encoding tryptophan--tRNA ligase, with translation MARVLTGIQSTGIPHLGNILGAIKPAIELANEGSNEAFLFIADWHSLTTIKDAELRKSNVRSVAAAWLAFGLDTERNAFYRQSDVTEVAELTWYLNCFTPFPMLANAHSFKDKSERLADVNAGLFTYPVLMAADILLYNADIVPVGKDQLQHLEMTRDIAGSFNHLVGETLVVPKARVQKETMYIPGTDGQKMSKSYGNFIDIFQTDKKLRKNVMKIITDSKGVEDPKNPDECNVFNIYKTMAKKEEIADMRQKYEAGGFGYGHAKQELYELIVDRFGEEREKYDQLMSNPSEIEDQLALGAEKAAKVARSVIEKVREKLGY, from the coding sequence ATGGCTAGAGTCTTAACAGGAATACAAAGCACGGGAATTCCCCACTTGGGAAATATTTTAGGGGCTATCAAGCCCGCCATTGAACTCGCTAATGAGGGGAGTAATGAGGCTTTTTTGTTCATCGCAGATTGGCATTCACTGACTACCATCAAAGATGCTGAGTTGAGAAAGTCTAACGTGCGATCAGTAGCCGCAGCTTGGCTTGCCTTCGGCTTGGATACGGAGCGCAATGCCTTTTACCGTCAAAGCGATGTTACCGAGGTGGCAGAGCTTACCTGGTACTTGAACTGTTTTACGCCGTTTCCAATGTTGGCAAATGCACATAGCTTTAAAGACAAAAGCGAGCGGTTGGCAGATGTCAATGCGGGTCTGTTTACCTACCCGGTTCTTATGGCTGCAGATATTTTGCTGTACAATGCCGATATCGTTCCGGTAGGAAAAGACCAGCTCCAACACTTGGAAATGACCAGGGACATTGCGGGATCATTCAATCATTTGGTCGGAGAGACCTTGGTGGTTCCAAAGGCCAGAGTGCAAAAAGAAACCATGTACATTCCGGGCACTGACGGGCAGAAAATGAGCAAAAGCTATGGGAACTTCATCGATATATTCCAGACGGATAAGAAGCTGCGAAAGAATGTGATGAAGATTATTACGGATAGCAAAGGAGTAGAAGACCCCAAAAACCCTGACGAGTGCAATGTCTTTAATATTTATAAGACGATGGCTAAGAAGGAGGAAATTGCTGACATGCGTCAAAAGTATGAGGCAGGTGGTTTTGGGTATGGACATGCCAAGCAGGAATTGTATGAATTGATCGTGGATCGCTTTGGGGAAGAACGAGAGAAGTACGATCAGCTGATGTCGAATCCTTCTGAAATTGAAGATCAACTGGCACTTGGGGCAGAGAAGGCCGCAAAAGTGGCCCGATCAGTTATTGAGAAGGTACGTGAAAAATTAGGGTATTAA
- a CDS encoding RNA polymerase sigma factor, with protein sequence MTVDDYNQCVDAHADGLYRFMLKHTRDTEQARDLVQEAFAKMWLKVEDVNAEKAKSYLFSTGYNTMIDQIRRDKKKGNFNEVEAQKLAHSNQYSDLNEILHEALETLPERQKSVVLLRDYEGYSYQEIGEITSMSESQVKVYIFRARKALKQYIGSIEAVI encoded by the coding sequence ATGACGGTTGATGACTATAACCAATGTGTTGATGCCCACGCCGACGGCCTGTACCGCTTTATGCTCAAGCATACTCGTGATACAGAACAAGCCCGCGACTTGGTTCAGGAAGCCTTTGCCAAGATGTGGCTGAAGGTGGAGGACGTCAATGCAGAAAAAGCAAAGAGCTATCTGTTTTCGACAGGGTACAATACAATGATTGATCAAATAAGAAGAGATAAGAAAAAGGGAAACTTCAATGAGGTGGAAGCACAAAAGCTTGCGCATAGCAATCAATACTCAGACTTGAATGAAATCTTGCACGAGGCATTGGAGACATTGCCCGAAAGGCAAAAATCGGTGGTATTACTCCGCGACTACGAAGGGTATAGCTACCAAGAAATAGGTGAGATTACATCGATGTCTGAAAGTCAGGTGAAGGTTTACATCTTTCGCGCCCGAAAAGCATTGAAACAATACATCGGCAGCATTGAAGCCGTGATTTAA
- a CDS encoding HNH endonuclease — protein sequence MAKRNTPEKWVLMTELNGEPLLHHFKLSNLGNVVRMKKGEGPEEPFHPRKILGYQYISFTTRNGSRETIYLHRLVAEFFVEASSPDAEFVIHIDYSRDNNRFDNLKWVNKVELKKHRSAKAGRLPGKMTSRTRLTDPTGPLEEKVDTKSYELRRLVSNVANVVH from the coding sequence ATGGCTAAAAGAAATACACCCGAGAAATGGGTTCTCATGACCGAGCTGAATGGTGAGCCATTGCTCCATCATTTCAAGTTATCTAATCTCGGAAATGTAGTACGCATGAAAAAAGGAGAGGGCCCTGAAGAGCCTTTCCACCCGAGGAAAATTCTAGGTTATCAATACATTTCTTTTACGACTCGGAATGGGTCAAGAGAAACCATTTACCTGCATCGCTTAGTAGCTGAGTTTTTCGTAGAGGCCTCAAGTCCCGATGCTGAATTTGTCATTCACATCGATTATTCTCGAGATAACAACCGTTTCGACAACCTTAAATGGGTAAACAAAGTCGAACTTAAAAAACACAGATCCGCCAAAGCAGGTAGGCTTCCGGGAAAAATGACGAGCAGAACCAGGCTTACTGACCCCACCGGGCCTCTTGAAGAAAAGGTAGATACAAAAAGCTACGAGTTGAGAAGGCTCGTGAGCAATGTTGCTAATGTTGTACACTAG
- a CDS encoding outer membrane beta-barrel protein: MKTIITTLALLFCIASFAQEEEKADTTAKPIETIEVTMKDGKVNAQVRTMNPDSTYSDTTRIELKNSYITIVSKSEADIDDDDDDDWDDWGNSPKYQLTWWDGIDIGLNGILNKDYGTSLSDDPTSGMLEPGFFNSRYIAVNFGQVKVRLAQDYVGLVSGLTFQIYNYKFSGSDELIFAGDSMLISPTGEKNVSKNKLRAEYIGIPLLLEFNTSLDPKKSFHITAGVVGKVRLGNMYKQKYSLDGNNNKASLKGELGLNRWAVDATVRVGYRRLTLFGQVGLLPIFDNANTEDVFAVSSGFFIKF, translated from the coding sequence ATGAAAACGATAATAACCACACTAGCTCTTCTCTTTTGTATTGCGTCTTTTGCTCAAGAAGAGGAAAAGGCTGACACGACGGCTAAGCCCATTGAAACAATTGAAGTCACCATGAAGGATGGCAAAGTAAATGCACAGGTACGAACGATGAATCCTGACAGTACCTACTCAGATACCACTAGGATTGAGTTGAAGAACTCCTACATCACGATCGTAAGCAAATCTGAAGCAGATATAGACGATGACGACGACGATGATTGGGACGACTGGGGCAATAGCCCTAAATACCAATTAACTTGGTGGGACGGAATAGACATAGGTCTAAATGGAATTCTCAATAAGGATTATGGTACAAGCCTTTCAGATGATCCAACATCAGGAATGTTAGAACCTGGATTTTTTAATTCTAGATATATCGCAGTCAATTTTGGACAAGTTAAGGTACGACTGGCGCAAGACTACGTTGGATTGGTATCGGGATTGACTTTCCAGATATACAACTACAAGTTTTCCGGGTCCGACGAGTTGATCTTTGCAGGCGATAGCATGCTAATCTCACCTACAGGCGAGAAAAATGTTTCCAAGAATAAGTTAAGAGCCGAATACATCGGGATACCTCTTTTATTGGAATTCAATACTTCACTAGATCCGAAAAAGTCATTCCACATCACGGCAGGAGTTGTGGGAAAAGTGAGGCTTGGGAATATGTACAAGCAAAAATATTCGCTTGACGGCAACAACAATAAGGCTTCATTGAAGGGCGAACTGGGATTGAATCGATGGGCTGTTGATGCAACCGTGAGAGTTGGTTACCGAAGATTGACCTTATTCGGTCAGGTAGGGCTCTTACCGATTTTTGATAATGCCAATACCGAAGACGTATTCGCCGTATCCTCGGGATTCTTTATCAAGTTCTAA
- a CDS encoding amidohydrolase family protein, which produces MKRILAWVGFTMVAIATSAQVTFPEKGISSKDNLHHLIKGATIHLEPGKTEVGDLLIYKGKIQAIGLIAQEDIPANTVVYERSEKYIYPSFIELNSDYGIAKSDDRSSKKGPQYERQENKSTYWNEAFHPEVNAYDSFKPNKKDSEGLLKMGFGIALTHNHDGISRGTSSLVLIGEGKANEMMLDEKAAQHFSFSKGSSTQDYPSSLMGAMALIRQALYDAQWYASAQQKETNVSLQALLDQKDLPIIFEAKEANDLIRIQRIAEEFDLKVIVSGSGESYQVLNELGENITGVISPLDFPKPFDMSDPELSRYVSQRDLLHWKRAPFNPRFVSEAAMPLTLSANGVKKEKDFFKNLRLAVEKGLPPDEALASLTTIPAEILGAEKVGKLSPGYLANFFITDKEIFSEDSPKVFEHWIKGKRNIITEVDVLTFEGNYDLNINDTYYELSLKGEEKPKGQVSLIQDTDTLTSKVEFATQGNEVVLAFDDPEGKGRFRLSATSLTDNRIWDGRGINPFGKEVLWSAIRTKTKSETEKSETDTTATDSVLALPEMVYPLTAYGQDSLPEEKSILIRNATVWTLDENGILENADVLISGGKIKSVGRNLSALQGIVDLDTIDGTGMHITPGIIDEHSHIAITRGVNEGTQSSTAEVRIADAVSPNDINIYRQLAGGVTTAQLLHGSANPIGGQSAIIKMRWGEDMNDMLFAEAPGFIKFALGENVKQSNWGDSYNTRYPQTRMGVEQFYYDSFYRAKEYGQLKKLNEAGKKAKKKRGRKKEETEEKEAFRTDIELEALLEILNSERFITCHSYVQSEINMLMHVADSMGFTLNTFTHILEGYKVADKMKEHGASASTFSDWWAYKYEVKDAIPHNASMLNRMGVTTAINSDDAEMGRRLNQEAAKGIRYGGMSEEDALKMVTLNPAKILHIDEYVGSITEGKDADIVIWSDHPLSVYAKAMKTFVDGKVYFDRDEMELRKVRDEIERNEIANEMSKAASNGSATQKPKRKMERYYHCDTKE; this is translated from the coding sequence ATGAAGAGAATATTAGCTTGGGTAGGCTTCACCATGGTCGCCATCGCGACCTCCGCGCAAGTCACTTTTCCCGAAAAGGGCATTTCGTCAAAAGACAATTTACACCACCTGATTAAAGGAGCTACGATTCACCTCGAACCGGGAAAAACAGAGGTAGGTGATCTTTTAATTTACAAGGGAAAAATCCAAGCCATAGGCCTTATAGCTCAGGAAGACATACCTGCGAATACGGTGGTTTACGAACGTTCGGAAAAGTACATCTATCCTTCTTTTATCGAACTCAACTCCGACTATGGTATAGCCAAGTCAGACGATAGGAGTTCAAAGAAAGGACCCCAATACGAACGACAAGAAAATAAAAGTACCTATTGGAATGAGGCCTTTCATCCTGAAGTGAATGCATACGATAGTTTCAAACCGAATAAAAAGGATTCGGAAGGGTTACTGAAAATGGGATTTGGAATAGCGCTAACCCATAATCACGATGGAATAAGTCGCGGAACATCGTCTCTCGTTTTGATTGGTGAGGGCAAGGCCAATGAGATGATGCTCGATGAAAAAGCGGCGCAGCACTTCTCTTTTAGTAAAGGCAGTAGCACCCAAGATTACCCTTCTAGCCTGATGGGCGCAATGGCCCTGATCCGCCAAGCACTTTACGATGCGCAGTGGTATGCCTCGGCGCAGCAGAAAGAAACCAACGTTTCGCTTCAAGCACTACTTGACCAAAAGGATCTTCCTATCATTTTCGAAGCAAAAGAGGCGAATGACTTGATTCGAATTCAGCGAATCGCTGAAGAGTTTGATCTTAAGGTAATCGTTTCAGGTTCGGGCGAGTCGTACCAAGTTTTGAATGAACTCGGCGAGAATATAACAGGAGTCATTTCACCTCTCGATTTTCCCAAGCCATTCGACATGAGCGACCCCGAGCTGAGTCGCTATGTTTCGCAAAGAGACCTTCTGCATTGGAAAAGAGCGCCTTTCAATCCTCGATTCGTTTCAGAGGCAGCTATGCCCCTCACCCTTTCGGCGAATGGAGTTAAAAAGGAAAAAGATTTCTTTAAAAACTTGCGACTGGCCGTTGAAAAAGGCCTTCCGCCAGATGAAGCTTTGGCCTCCCTCACAACAATACCAGCTGAAATATTGGGAGCAGAAAAGGTCGGAAAACTATCTCCCGGCTACCTCGCCAATTTCTTCATTACAGATAAGGAAATTTTTTCTGAAGACTCTCCGAAAGTATTTGAGCATTGGATCAAAGGCAAAAGAAACATCATAACAGAAGTCGATGTGCTCACTTTTGAAGGAAACTACGACTTGAACATAAACGACACCTACTATGAGCTTTCCCTTAAAGGTGAAGAAAAACCAAAAGGCCAGGTATCACTTATTCAAGATACGGATACCCTCACCTCGAAAGTTGAATTTGCCACCCAGGGAAATGAAGTGGTATTGGCTTTTGACGATCCCGAAGGAAAAGGGCGATTCAGATTGTCTGCTACCAGCCTTACGGATAATAGAATTTGGGATGGCCGAGGCATTAACCCTTTCGGAAAAGAGGTGTTGTGGAGCGCTATTCGAACGAAAACTAAATCAGAAACTGAGAAATCAGAGACAGATACAACGGCTACTGATAGCGTTCTCGCACTGCCTGAAATGGTCTACCCATTGACCGCTTACGGTCAAGATTCTCTGCCGGAAGAGAAGTCCATTTTGATTCGCAATGCGACGGTTTGGACATTGGACGAAAATGGTATTTTAGAAAATGCGGATGTTCTCATTTCGGGTGGTAAAATCAAATCAGTCGGCAGGAACTTGTCAGCTCTTCAAGGAATCGTTGACCTAGACACAATCGATGGAACGGGCATGCATATCACCCCGGGAATTATCGACGAGCACAGTCACATCGCCATCACTCGAGGAGTAAACGAAGGCACGCAGTCCAGCACGGCAGAGGTGAGAATTGCCGATGCGGTTTCTCCAAATGACATCAACATCTATCGACAGTTGGCGGGTGGAGTTACTACGGCTCAATTGCTTCACGGCTCAGCCAACCCTATAGGCGGGCAGTCGGCCATCATTAAAATGAGATGGGGAGAAGACATGAACGACATGCTTTTTGCAGAAGCGCCGGGATTCATCAAATTCGCTCTGGGCGAAAACGTGAAGCAATCCAACTGGGGCGATTCGTACAATACACGTTATCCGCAAACGAGAATGGGTGTGGAGCAGTTCTACTACGACTCCTTTTACCGAGCAAAGGAATACGGTCAGCTTAAAAAGCTGAACGAGGCAGGAAAGAAAGCCAAGAAAAAACGCGGACGCAAAAAAGAGGAAACAGAAGAAAAAGAAGCATTTAGAACTGACATTGAGCTGGAAGCGCTGCTTGAAATTCTCAATAGCGAGCGATTCATCACTTGCCATTCGTACGTGCAAAGTGAGATCAATATGCTCATGCACGTTGCCGACAGCATGGGCTTCACGCTGAATACTTTCACTCACATCTTAGAAGGATACAAAGTGGCCGACAAGATGAAGGAACACGGAGCTTCGGCATCTACCTTCAGCGATTGGTGGGCCTACAAATATGAGGTGAAAGATGCCATCCCACACAATGCCTCAATGCTGAATAGAATGGGCGTGACGACGGCCATTAACTCTGATGATGCCGAAATGGGAAGACGACTGAATCAAGAAGCTGCTAAGGGGATTCGCTACGGTGGTATGAGTGAAGAGGATGCCCTGAAAATGGTCACCCTTAATCCTGCAAAAATTCTCCATATTGATGAATACGTTGGGAGCATCACCGAAGGGAAAGATGCAGACATTGTGATTTGGAGCGATCATCCGCTGTCGGTTTATGCTAAGGCGATGAAAACCTTTGTAGATGGCAAAGTTTACTTTGACCGAGACGAAATGGAACTGCGAAAAGTGCGGGATGAAATTGAGCGAAATGAGATTGCCAATGAAATGTCAAAAGCGGCTTCGAACGGCTCCGCTACCCAAAAGCCAAAACGTAAAATGGAAAGATATTACCACTGTGATACGAAAGAATAG